The following proteins come from a genomic window of Dreissena polymorpha isolate Duluth1 chromosome 1, UMN_Dpol_1.0, whole genome shotgun sequence:
- the LOC127865114 gene encoding gamma-tubulin complex component 6-like isoform X2 codes for MLALLKHACTPYLIFVQEWVYHGVYIDAYREFLTQVNDDYLQFKDKHYWTHGYTLATDLIDDSVHLCVWQVHQPAQGLQQTGLSRESYPVSNERPQPATQLSR; via the exons ATGTTGGCCTTGCTCAAACACGCCTGCACACCGTACCTCAT TTTTGTACAGGAATGGGTATACCATGGAGTGTACATAGATGCATACAGGGAGTTCCTCACCCAAGTCAATGATGACTATCTCCAGTTCAAAG ACAAGCACTACTGGACTCACGGCTACACCCTAGCCACAGACCTGATAGATGACAGTGTGCATCTTTGTGTGTGGCAAGTCCATCAACCTGCTCAAGGCCTTCAACAGACAG GGCTCAGCAGAGAGTCTTATCCTGTATCTAATGAACGACCACAGCCAG CCACACAATTAAGCCGGTGA
- the LOC127865114 gene encoding gamma-tubulin complex component 6-like isoform X1, protein MLALLKHACTPYLIFVQEWVYHGVYIDAYREFLTQVNDDYLQFKDKHYWTHGYTLATDLIDDSVHLCVWQVHQPAQGLQQTALQWDMHVFAVSGLSRESYPVSNERPQPATQLSR, encoded by the exons ATGTTGGCCTTGCTCAAACACGCCTGCACACCGTACCTCAT TTTTGTACAGGAATGGGTATACCATGGAGTGTACATAGATGCATACAGGGAGTTCCTCACCCAAGTCAATGATGACTATCTCCAGTTCAAAG ACAAGCACTACTGGACTCACGGCTACACCCTAGCCACAGACCTGATAGATGACAGTGTGCATCTTTGTGTGTGGCAAGTCCATCAACCTGCTCAAGGCCTTCAACAGACAG CGCTCCAGTGGGATATGCATGTCTTTGCTGTTTCAGGGCTCAGCAGAGAGTCTTATCCTGTATCTAATGAACGACCACAGCCAG CCACACAATTAAGCCGGTGA